Genomic segment of Xanthobacter dioxanivorans:
AACGTGGCCGCTTCGCGACGGGGCCGCAGATGGCCGAAACGCCGCCGGCGGCGCGCGACCCACCGGCGCGGCAGCGCTTACACCGGCTTCAGCAGCACGTGCTTCTTCCGCCCCAGCGAGAGCTTGATGACGCCCTCGGGGGTCAGGTCGCGCAGGGTCAGGAGGGCTTTCTCGTCCGTCACGGTCGCGTCGTTCACCTTGAGGCCGCCGCCCTTGATCTGGCGCCGCGCCTCGCTGGTGGAGGCGACGAGGCCGGCTTCGACGAAGGCGTTGGCGATGGGAAGGCCGGCCTCGAATCGGTCCCGCGGCAGCTCGATGGTGGGCAGGTCGACGGCCAGCGCGCCTTCGGCGAAGGTGGTGCGGGCGGTCTCCCGCGCCTTCTCCGCCGCCCCGCGGCCGTGCAGCAGCGCCGTCGCCTCGGTGGCGAGCACCTCCTTGGCGTGGTTGATCTCCTGGCCGGCCAAAGCGGCGAGGTGGGCGATCTCGTCGAGCGGCAGCTCGGTGAACAGCTTCAGGAAGCGCTCCACGTCCGCGTCGCCGGCATTGCGCCAGTACTGCCAGTACTCGTAGGGGGAGAGCAGCTCCGCATCGAGCCACACCGCGCCGCCCGCCGTCTTGCCCATCTTGGCGCCGGAGGAGGTGGTGAGCAGCGGCGTGGTCAGGGCGAACAGGTCCGCCCCGTGCATGCGGCGGCCGAGCTCCATGCCGTTGACGATGTTGCCCCACTGGTCCGAGCCGCCCATCTGCAGGATGCAGCCGTGGCGCCGGTTCAGCTCCACGAAGTCGTAGGCCTGCAGGATCATGTAGTTGAATTCGAGGAAGGTGAGCGGCTGCTCGCGCTCCAGGCGCAGCTTCACCGAATCGAAGGTGAGCATGCGGTTGATGGTGAAATGCGGCCCCACCTCGCGCAGGAGCGGAATGTATTTCAGCTCGTCGAGCCAGGCCGCATTGTTCTCCATGATGGCGCAATTGTCCGCCGCTTGCCCCTCGTCAAGCAGGGTCGTGCGTTCCTGAAAGGCGTCAAAACCCTGCTTGGACTTCTCGAAGTCGAGGAAGCGGGCGAACACCTTGCGGATGGAGGCGATGTTGTCCGCAATCTGCTGGTCGGTCAGCATCTTGCGCGCCTCGTCCTTGCCGGACGGATCGCCGATCTTGGTGGTGCCGCCGCCCATGAGCGCGATGGGCCGGTGCCCGGTGCGCTGGAGGGTGCGCAGCATCATGATGGACAGCAAATGCCCGGCATGCAGGCTCGATGCGGTGGCGTCGAAGCCGATATAGGCGGTGATCGGTCCTTCCGCTGCCTTGGCGTCGAGGCGCTCGAGGTCCGAGCACTGGTGGATGTAGCCGCGCTCTTCGAGCGTGCGCATGAATTCGGAGCGGAAGGCGGGAGTGGTCATCGCAATTCTGTTCGCAAGTGTGTTGGCACGCCGGAAAGGAGCGGTGGTGTATCAGGTCCGGCGCGAGATTGCATGGGGCGAGATGGAAGCGGGGAGGCGGGATGCGCGTCGTGGGGTTGATGAGCGGCACGTCCATGGACGGCATCGACGCCGCCTTGATCGAGACGGACGGGGACGAGGTGTTCTGGCTCGGCCCCGCCGTCACCCGGCCGTATGACGCGGCGACCCGCGCGCTGCTGGTGGCGGCCATGGCCGATGCGCGCGGCGTCAATGCCCGCACCGACCGGCCCGGCGTGCTGGGCGCGGCCGAGATCCGCATCACCGACCTCCACGCCGAGGCGGTGCGGGCACTGCTGGAGCCGCTGCGCCTCACGCTTTCGGACATCGACCTCGTGGGCTTTCACGGCCAGACGGTGATCCACCGCCCCGATGCGCGCCTCACCGTCCAGATCGGCGCGGGGGAGCGGCTGGCGAAGAGCCTCGGCGTGCCGGTGATGGCGGATTTCCGCGCGGCGGACGTGGCCGCCGGAGGCGAGGGGGCGCCGCTGGTGCCGGTGTTCCACCAGGCCCTGGCGCGGCGCCTCGCGCTGCCCCGGCCGGTGGCGGTGCTGAACGTGGGCGGCGTCGCCAACGTCACCGTGCTGGACGGTGCCGTCCCGCCCATCGCCTGCGACACCGGGCCGGGCAATGCGCTGATCGACGACTTCCTCTTCGCCCGCACCAAGGTGCCCTATGACGCGGACGGCCGCGCCGCGGCGCGGGGGACGGTGGACGAGGCCTGGGTCGGCGAGGTGCTGGCCCATCCCTTCTTCTCCCGGCCGGCCCCCAAGTCTCTCGACCGCAACGACTTCCGTGCCTTCGTGACGGGGCGTGGCGGGCTCGACGGCCTGTCGCTGGAGGATGGCGCGGCGACGCTGACGGCGCTGACGGCGGCTTCGGTGGCCACCTTCGCCGCGCATCTCGCGCGCCCGCCGGCAAGCTGGATCGTGGCCGGCGGCGGGGCGCGCAACCCGACGCTGCTGGCCATGCTCACCGCCCGGCTCGGCGCCGACGTGCGCACGGCCGATGCCGTCGGCTGGTCCGCCGACGCGCTGGAGGCGCACGCCTTCGGCTATCTGGCGGCGCGGGCGCTGAAGGGGCTGCCGCTGACCTTTCCCACCACCACCGGCGTGGCGGCGCCGATGACCGGGGGCGTGCTGTTCCGGCCAAAATGAAAACGGCGCGCCGCAGGGGCGCGCCGTCTTGGTTGCGATGCCGATCGCCTCAGGCGGCGCTGGGCTTGCGGGTGCCGGGCAGGCGCTTGTCGAGGTAGGTGCCCACCACGCCCATGAGATCCTCGGTCTTGCCGTCGAAGAAGTGGTTGGCACCGGCCACCACCTGCTGCTCGATGACGATGCCCTTCTGCGTCTTCAGCTTTTCCACCAGGGTCTGCACCGCCGAGGTGGGAACCACCGCGTCCTTGTCGCCATGGACGAACAGGCCGGACGAGGGGCAGGGGGCGAGGAAGGAGAAGTCGTAGAGGTTCGCCGGCGCGGCGATGGAGATGAAGCCCTCCACCTCCGGGCGGCGCATCAGCAGCTGCATGCCGATCCAGGCGCCGAAGGAGAAGCCGGCGATCCAGCACGCCCGCGCGTCCGGGTTCACCGACTGCGCCCAGTCGAGCGCGGCGGCGGCGTCCGAAAGCTCGCCCTGGCCGTGGTCGAAGGACCCCTGGGAGCGCCCGACGCCGCGGAAGTTGAAGCGCAGGACGGAGAAGCCGCGGTTCGCGAACTGGTAGTAGAGATTATACACCACCGGATTGTTCATCGTGCCGCCGAACTGCGGGTGCGGATGAAGAATGATGGCAATGGGCGCATTGCGGGTCTTGGCGGGCTGGTAACGGCCTTCGAGCCGTCCCTTTTCGCCGGGGAAGATCACTTCTGGCATGGAAGTTTTGCAACCTCTGGGTAGCAATGACGCGCGGGACGGATATCGACCCGAAACAACCCGGTCGAGGACCGCGCATTTCAGAAAGTGCATCCGCGAGCATCACCGTAGCGACTTGACGACGATCGGGTAATGCTTGACTTACAGACAGGAACGACCTATCAGTTTAGAATAATTCTAAACCGTTCCCGCCGGCTGCGCAAACCGTAGGGCGCTGCAATGCGGGTTCGGGTGAAGTTTGACCTATGACCGAGATTGCCGGCAATTGCAAGTCTGGCGCGGGGTCCGGGCGCGTTGCGCGCGAAGGGCCGGGAGGCGAAGATGAGCGCGGGCGGCACCTTTGGGTCGCACCATCCGGGCGGTTCGGCTGAAGCGGCGCAGGCGCCCTCGGCCGCCGCGTCGGCGCGGCGCGTCTATCTCGATCACAATGCCACGAGCCCGCTGCGGCCGCAGGCGCGCGCCGCCGTGGTCGCGGCCCTCGATGCCGGCGGCAACGCGTCGTCGGTCCATGCCGACGGCCGCGCCGCGCGGGCGCGCATGGAGACGGCGCGGGCCGAGGTGGCTCGTCTCGTCGGTGCCTCGCCCCGCGGCATCGTGTTCACCTCCGGCGCCACCGAGGCGGCCGCCCTGGCGCTCAGCCCCGCAGTGGAGATCGATGGTCGGCCGAAGCCTTGCGATGTGCTGCTCGTGAGCGCGGTGGAGCATCCCGCGGTGCTGCGCGGCCACCGCTTCCCCGCCGGCGCGGCGGAGGTTCTCCCGGTGGATCCGCAGGGGCGGCTGTCCCTCGACGCGCTGGCCGAGGCGCTGGCCCGCCATGCGGGCGCGGGGCGCCGGGCGATGCTGGCCCTGATGGCGGCCAACAACGAGACCGGTGTCGTCCAGCCGGTGGCCGAGGCGGCGCGCCTGGTCCACGATCACGACGGCGTGGTCTTCTGCGATGCGGTGCAGGCGGCGGGGCGCCTGCCGCTCGACATGGCCGCGCTCGGCGCGGATTTCCTCGTCCTGTCCGCCCACAAGCTCGGCGGTCCGCAGGGCGCCGGAGCGCTGGTGGCGGGCGGGCCGGACCATCGCGTGCCGGCGCTGCTCGCTGGCGGCGGGCAGGAGCGCGGCCGCCGGGCCGGCACCGAGAACGGCCCCGCCATCGCCGGCTTCGGCGCCGCCGCGATCGCCGCGCGGACGGGGCTGGCGGCGGAAGCGCCGCGGCTGACCGGGCTGCGCGACGCGCTGGAGCGCGGGGTGCGCGCCGTCCTGCCCGACGCGGAGGTGATCGGGTCCGGCGCGGAGCGGCTGCCCAATACCAGCACGCTGGCCTTTCCCGGAATTCGGGCCGAGACACTGGTGATCGCGCTCGACCTTTCCCACGTTAGTGTCAGTGCGGGTTCCGCCTGCTCTTCCGGGAAGGTCGGCGTTTCCCATGTGCTCGCCGCCATGGGCCTGCCGGCGGACACGGCGGCCGGTGCCATCAGGCTGTCACTCGGCTGGTCCAGCACCGCGCAGGATGTGGACGAGGCGGTGGCGGCCTTGCAAAAGGTCGTGTCGCACCTGAGAAGCCGCGCGTCACGCGCGGCGTAGAAACAGGAACTTCTGAAGCCGCGCGTCACCCGCGGCGTTTGGAGCAAGGATTTTCGAAGCCGTGCGTCACGCGCGGCGTGAGGATCGAAGACGTGGACTTGACCCGCGGGCCTTGACCCCGCGCGGGAGAGG
This window contains:
- the tyrS gene encoding tyrosine--tRNA ligase, translating into MTTPAFRSEFMRTLEERGYIHQCSDLERLDAKAAEGPITAYIGFDATASSLHAGHLLSIMMLRTLQRTGHRPIALMGGGTTKIGDPSGKDEARKMLTDQQIADNIASIRKVFARFLDFEKSKQGFDAFQERTTLLDEGQAADNCAIMENNAAWLDELKYIPLLREVGPHFTINRMLTFDSVKLRLEREQPLTFLEFNYMILQAYDFVELNRRHGCILQMGGSDQWGNIVNGMELGRRMHGADLFALTTPLLTTSSGAKMGKTAGGAVWLDAELLSPYEYWQYWRNAGDADVERFLKLFTELPLDEIAHLAALAGQEINHAKEVLATEATALLHGRGAAEKARETARTTFAEGALAVDLPTIELPRDRFEAGLPIANAFVEAGLVASTSEARRQIKGGGLKVNDATVTDEKALLTLRDLTPEGVIKLSLGRKKHVLLKPV
- a CDS encoding anhydro-N-acetylmuramic acid kinase; its protein translation is MRVVGLMSGTSMDGIDAALIETDGDEVFWLGPAVTRPYDAATRALLVAAMADARGVNARTDRPGVLGAAEIRITDLHAEAVRALLEPLRLTLSDIDLVGFHGQTVIHRPDARLTVQIGAGERLAKSLGVPVMADFRAADVAAGGEGAPLVPVFHQALARRLALPRPVAVLNVGGVANVTVLDGAVPPIACDTGPGNALIDDFLFARTKVPYDADGRAAARGTVDEAWVGEVLAHPFFSRPAPKSLDRNDFRAFVTGRGGLDGLSLEDGAATLTALTAASVATFAAHLARPPASWIVAGGGARNPTLLAMLTARLGADVRTADAVGWSADALEAHAFGYLAARALKGLPLTFPTTTGVAAPMTGGVLFRPK
- a CDS encoding alpha/beta hydrolase; the encoded protein is MPEVIFPGEKGRLEGRYQPAKTRNAPIAIILHPHPQFGGTMNNPVVYNLYYQFANRGFSVLRFNFRGVGRSQGSFDHGQGELSDAAAALDWAQSVNPDARACWIAGFSFGAWIGMQLLMRRPEVEGFISIAAPANLYDFSFLAPCPSSGLFVHGDKDAVVPTSAVQTLVEKLKTQKGIVIEQQVVAGANHFFDGKTEDLMGVVGTYLDKRLPGTRKPSAA
- a CDS encoding cysteine desulfurase family protein; translated protein: MSAGGTFGSHHPGGSAEAAQAPSAAASARRVYLDHNATSPLRPQARAAVVAALDAGGNASSVHADGRAARARMETARAEVARLVGASPRGIVFTSGATEAAALALSPAVEIDGRPKPCDVLLVSAVEHPAVLRGHRFPAGAAEVLPVDPQGRLSLDALAEALARHAGAGRRAMLALMAANNETGVVQPVAEAARLVHDHDGVVFCDAVQAAGRLPLDMAALGADFLVLSAHKLGGPQGAGALVAGGPDHRVPALLAGGGQERGRRAGTENGPAIAGFGAAAIAARTGLAAEAPRLTGLRDALERGVRAVLPDAEVIGSGAERLPNTSTLAFPGIRAETLVIALDLSHVSVSAGSACSSGKVGVSHVLAAMGLPADTAAGAIRLSLGWSSTAQDVDEAVAALQKVVSHLRSRASRAA